A region of Crenobacter cavernae DNA encodes the following proteins:
- a CDS encoding FAD-dependent oxidoreductase has translation MGDVFQFMNVQRNPGDKVEVAVRKIEFKEIYTPLSKTGAGEQAGRCLSCGNPYCEWECPVHNYIPNWLQLVQEGRLFEAAELSHKTNSLPEVCGRVCPQDRLCEGACTLNQVDAGAVSIGSVEKYITDEAFKQGWRPDMSKVVWTDRKVAVIGAGPAGLGCADILVRNGVKPVVFDRYEEIGGLITFGIPEFKLEKEIIKTRRLVMEGMGVEFRLNTEIGVHVTIDELLEEYDAVFMGMGAYKYMKGGFDGEHLPGVLEALPFLINNVRNSMGTLPEGEAHLSMEGKRVVVLGGGDTAMDCNRTSIRQGAQSVICAYRRDEENMPGSKREVANAKEEGVEFLWNRQPLGIEQAADGSLLLRLADTRLGAPDAHGRRAAEVLEGSEQVIECDHVVIAFGFQAEAADWFGHTGIKTDKRGRTVAPEKQPFKFQTSNPKVFAGGDQVRGADLVVRAVFEGRQAAEGMLEYLQIW, from the coding sequence ATGGGTGACGTATTCCAGTTTATGAATGTGCAGCGCAACCCCGGCGACAAGGTCGAGGTCGCGGTACGCAAGATCGAGTTCAAGGAAATCTACACGCCGCTGTCCAAGACGGGCGCCGGCGAACAGGCCGGTCGCTGCCTGTCCTGCGGCAACCCGTACTGCGAGTGGGAGTGCCCGGTCCACAACTACATCCCGAACTGGCTGCAGCTGGTGCAGGAAGGCCGTCTGTTCGAGGCCGCCGAACTCAGCCACAAGACCAACTCGCTGCCCGAGGTCTGCGGCCGCGTCTGCCCGCAGGACCGCCTGTGCGAGGGCGCCTGTACCCTCAACCAGGTCGACGCCGGTGCCGTGTCGATCGGTTCGGTCGAGAAATACATCACCGACGAAGCCTTCAAGCAAGGCTGGCGTCCGGACATGTCGAAAGTCGTCTGGACCGACAGGAAGGTCGCCGTGATCGGCGCCGGACCTGCCGGCCTCGGCTGCGCCGACATCCTGGTGCGCAACGGCGTGAAGCCGGTGGTGTTCGACCGCTACGAGGAGATCGGCGGCCTGATCACCTTCGGCATCCCCGAGTTCAAGCTCGAGAAGGAGATCATCAAGACGCGCCGCCTCGTCATGGAAGGGATGGGCGTCGAGTTCCGTCTGAACACCGAGATCGGCGTCCACGTCACCATCGACGAACTGCTCGAAGAGTACGACGCGGTGTTCATGGGCATGGGCGCGTACAAGTACATGAAGGGCGGTTTCGACGGCGAACACCTGCCGGGTGTGCTCGAAGCCTTGCCGTTCCTGATCAACAACGTACGCAATAGCATGGGCACGCTGCCGGAAGGCGAAGCGCACCTGTCGATGGAAGGCAAGCGCGTCGTCGTGCTCGGCGGCGGCGATACCGCGATGGACTGCAACCGCACGTCGATCCGTCAGGGCGCCCAGAGCGTGATCTGCGCCTACCGCCGCGACGAGGAGAACATGCCGGGTTCCAAGCGCGAAGTCGCCAACGCGAAGGAAGAGGGCGTCGAGTTCCTGTGGAACCGCCAGCCGCTGGGCATCGAACAGGCCGCCGACGGCAGCCTGCTTCTTAGGTTGGCCGATACCCGCCTGGGCGCGCCGGACGCGCACGGCCGCCGCGCCGCCGAGGTGCTCGAAGGCTCCGAGCAGGTGATCGAGTGCGACCATGTGGTGATCGCGTTCGGTTTCCAGGCCGAAGCCGCCGACTGGTTCGGCCACACCGGCATCAAGACCGACAAGCGCGGCCGCACCGTCGCACCGGAAAAGCAGCCGTTCAAGTTCCAGACCAGCAACCCGAAGGTGTTTGCCGGCGGCGACCAGGTGCGCGGCGCGGATCTGGTGGTGCGCGCGGTCTTCGAAGGCCGTCAGGCCGCCGAAGGCATGCTCGAGTACCTGCAGATCTGGTAA